Within the Arthrobacter sp. V1I7 genome, the region CGTCCATGCCGCTGAACATCCGCCTCAGCGCCGCAGGCCCAAACGCCGGCATAAGGATCCGGTGGGCCTTTTGCCAGTTGGGTTCCTGTGTTTCCGCAGTGAACAGGCCGTCGCCGATGAAGTCCCGCACCTCCCGCAGGGCTCTGCCCAGCACCTTGCCAAAGCGGGATTCATCGCACACCTCGTTGACGAGCTGCTGCGAGGAGATGGCGACGACGCTGCGGTTGAAGAACTGGATGCGGACGATAGGACCGTACCGCTCGGCCACCTCGACGAGTCGCAGGACGCCTTTGCTGGAGTCAATATCTGCCAGGTTACCCACCACGGGCTTTGGGGGAGGTTGCGGTATGGGGACGGTGGGCGAAGTCATGGTGCGCTCCTCAGCGGCCGGCGATCGAGGCATGTGGGAAGATTTTCCGCTGCCCGACCGGTCGAGGCTCTCCCCGTGTCCGGTCCACGATACTCCCGTTGGATTTCGGGCACTATGGGCGCAGGGGGCGGGCCGAACCTTCCGGATACGTCTGTACGACCTCGTTGAGCACGTTCGTGGCGAAATCCGGGGCGCTCGGGTCGATGGACGACGCAGGAAGGCGGGCAGGCTGGGGCCCAGGCGGCGCTCATCCCCCGGCATTAAGGGTTGCCCCGTGTGGTGATGTGGTCGGAACAGCGCTGCCTTGGGCGCGCTTACTGGACACTCGCCGGGGCCACGCCAGAGTCGCAGCCAGACTCCTTGCCCTCGCCGCCGCGATCTGGCAACTGGCGCACCAGCACTTCCCCAGGAAACGATCACTCATCGCCTTCGACCACTAAATTCAATAGGAATTAATCATCTCTAAAGGACTACCTCACGGAGATGCCAGTCTCTACGTCATACCGGATCGTCCCATTTTTGAATGCATGAGTAACGGGGCTCCCCGCTGATATGAGTTGAGTTGTTCCTTCACAAACACCTCCGGAGATGCCAGAAGGGAAGTATCAGATTCCTTTGAGGATCTGGCGCTGGGCCGTGGGATCCTCCTGTCACTTTCCGGAGGTGGAGATGATGTCTCTTGATGTTGCTGTGGTGCGGGCGCCAACGGTTGTTGTTGTTGCTGTCGATGTGGGAAAGTCGACGGTCGCGTTGTCGGTCACGGGCGCAGATCGCCGGCGTTTGCTGGGTCAAGTGGATTTTAAGATGACAGCGCCGGGGCTTGAGGCAGTTCTGGCACGTGTCCGCCGCGTGCTGCCCGTTGCCGGGGCCCTGGTCAAGGTGGGGATAGAGGCTGCAGGCCACTACCATCGTCCTTTGCTGGCACCGTCTGCATGGCCTGCCGGGTGGGAGGTACTGGAGCTGAATCCGGCACACGTCGCCGAGCAACGGCGTGTCCAGGGCAGGCGCAGAATCAAGACCGATGCGATCGATCTTGAGGCGATCACCGAGCTGGTACTCGCCGGCCGCGGGGTTCCGGTGCGGTCCCGGGAGCTGGTCATCGGTGAACTGGCTGCCTGGTCCGCGCATCGGAGGCGACGGGTCCAGACCCGGACTGCCACGAAGAACCAACTGCTGGGCCAGCTGGACCGCTGTTTCCCAGGGCTTGGCCTGGTTCTGCCCGATGTGTTGGGCACCAAGGTCGGCAGGTTCGTCGCGGAACACTTTGCCGATCCGCACAGGCTGGCGGCCCTGGGCGCCGGCCGGTTCATCCGTTTCGCGGCCGTCCGGGGACTGCAGGTGCGACGGCCGGTGGCGGAAGGGCTGGTCACGGCCGCACGGGATGCGTTGCCAATGCCTGACGCTGCCGTCGCCAGGGAGGTTTTGGCCGCGGATCTGGTGTTGTTGTCGGACCTGGACGCCCAGGTAACGGCGGCCGAGGCGGCGATGGCCGCGTTGCTGCCCCGTAGTCCTTTTGCCACGCTGATCACGGTCCCCGGTTGGGGAACGGTCCGGGCCGGGAATTACGGTGCCGCCGTGGGCGACCCGCACCGCTGGCCCGGACCGTCTCAGGTCTATCGGGCCTCAGGGCTGTCTCCGATGCAGTACGAGTCCGCCGGCAGGCGCCGGGACGGTTCCATCAGCCGCGAAGGCAGCGTGACCCTGCGCCGGGCGCTGATCGACCTGGGCATTGGCCTATGGCTCTGCGACGGGCCCAGCCGCGCCCACGCGGCCGCGTTGAAGGAGCGTGGGAAGAACGGTGGCGTCGTCGCCTGTGCGATGGCGCACCGTGCCAACCGGATCGCCTACGCCTTGGTGCGTGACCAGACAGCCTACGACCCCGCGCACTGGGCCTGAGCAAACCCCCAGGCTTTCCCGGATAGCTGCCGGCCGCACCGCGGCGTACGGAGCGGTCAACGTGGAGCGCCCGCAGCGCAGCGAGGACGAACGACGTTGACAGCGACAAGCCGCGGCGCACGATCATGGCGGCCCGGAAAGCCAGCGCCCGGTCCGGATCGATCAAGGAGGTGCCCGGAAGCCCTTCACAACCCGGCTCAGCGGTGAGACGCTGGAACCGACGAAGGGCCGGATCAGACGCCGTTTCCGCTATGGCGGACGCTTCACGCGTTACGCCGAGGCTAGCTTGGCGCCCGGCCCTTCGCCCATGGCAGCAGCCCGAACGACGCCAGATGACCCTGTACACACAGAGGCCGCATAAGTCAGCGTGGGCGCTGCCCCATCCCTCGACGTCGGGCCCCAGCCGCAAACCGCAAGCCACAGCACAAAAGCCGCCGCCGCGTCACCGAGGAGGCACTGCCGCATGCCCGACGATGCTATTGACAAGACCTATAGCCAGCTAGCCAAGCGTCTTGAAACCCTTGGGATACGAGGCGTCTCATTCGCCGAACAAACACCCGAGTGGGCAGGACCATGGTTCCTGTGAAATCACGCGACTTTCTCCGCGGCCGGCGATTCTCATAACTATGTCCCGAAACCTGCAGGTTGAATCGGCATACCAATCATTAGATATGAGACACATCGGAGACAGGCCATGACGAAACTTATTGGATATGCACGAGTTTCGACACGGCAGCAGTCCACCGACCGATAGCGGGCGGATCTGCTGGCCGCCGGCGTTCGACGCGATGACCTCTACGTTGACCATGGAGTCTCCGGAGCACGGGCTTCACGGCCACAGTTTGATCGAGCACTTGACGCGCTAATGGAGGGTGACACCCTCGTCATCACGACTTTGGACCGGCTTGGGCGGTCCACCCAAAACATGCTCGCTTTTGCCGATGAACTCCGCAGCAGGGGTGCCGGCCTGCGCGTCCTGAACCTGGGCGGAGGCGATGTCGACACCGCGACGCCGATGGGGTCCATGTTGTTCACGATTATGGCCGCTCTCCCCCAGATGGAACACGAAATCAAGCGCGAACGCGTCACGGATTCCATTATCAAGCGAAGAGAAGCTGGCAAGGACCTCGGCGGCCGGCCCCGTCGGGTTACTGATAGTCAGATCAGAAGCGCTGTTCGCCTGGTCAAAGGTGGCGAGCCCGCGGTGCAGGTTGCCCGGGATCTCGGTATGTCCCGAGCGACTTTCTACAGGCGGTCACGAGCCCTTGCCGACCAGCAGGGCGACATTTAGCGCCACAAAAAAAGGCTATAGCGCCGACACTCACATACGTCGCGGGCGCGGGAATGGATGTCTTGCACAGCTGTGCCTTTTAAGACGCCGGTGCCATTCCGCGGCCCGGATTGAGAGCGCCCGGCGAACCTAGACAGCGCACAGCGCTGTGCGCTGTCTAACGGTCCTCGCTTCGCTCGGGCTGTAGAAGCATTTTCCTTGTTTTTGGCTGCTGTCCCAAGGGATTGTACGTACCCGCTCGGGCCCGTCTAGCCCCTCCGTGAACTCCGGGGCCTGCGTGCCGGGAATTTCCCTCCGGCGCTCCTGCGTCGCTTACTTCCTCCAGGAATTTCCCGCCCTTGCCCAAGGGTAGACAGGCCTCCGTCGGGCACAGCTCCGCAAGCTTCGCCAGCAGCCAAAACAACGGGGGAGGGAAGCTGGCCAATCACCACGAGCGCCCACTCTCGCTAGCCACCGGCAAAACCACGACGAGGGGCGCAATCCGGTTGGTCAGCGCACGAAGCCCGCCTCCTACCGCTTGACAGACATAGAAGCGTCGGGGGGAGAGGGGAAGCTGGCCGGTCATCTGAGCCGCCCCACCCGCCGGAATCCTCTGCAAAAGGAGCAACACCATGATTGAAAGATCAACCTCTCCGGTCCCGCTGACCTGCTGGCGACCATACCGCATTTGCTGGGGATAACGCCTTCGGAATCGTTTGTGGTCCTCACCGCCCATGCCGGTGCCCTCGGCGCGACGCTGCGGGTGGATGCACCCGAACAAGTCGAGCCGCTGGACTACGCGCAGACGCTGACCAGCCACGCCGCCAACGATGACAAGGCAACGGCGTCCTACATCGTCGTCTACACCGACGAGGATCAGGACAGCTACCCGTACGCCGCGCATGTCGCCTCGCTGGTCAGCGAGCTGGCCGCAGCCCGGATGCCCGTGCGGAACGTCTGGCTCGTGACCTCGAGCTACTGGACGGAGTTCGGCACCGACGAGGAGCACCCGCTGGAGCAGATCACCGACAGCCAAGCCAACGCGACGTTTACCTTCTTCGGCAGCGCCACGGACATTGACGTCTACAACCCCGCCCTTCTGGGCAACCTGGGCAATGCCGGTGGAAGCACCCGAGGGCAGCGAAGAGGACATTGAGGAAGCATGCACAGCGTGGGCGGCCGTGCTGGACAGCGCCGGGACCCCCGACCGCGAAACGGTCCGGAGCATCGCGGGAGCGTTCCAGCACAAAATGGTCCGGGACTTCCTGTTCCGCGAGACCATCACCACCCACAACGGCAACTTCGCCGACGTCATCCTCGGGAACTTCACCGGACGACCGGACTGGAACCGGGTGGACCGGGCCCAGGCCATGGCTTTCGAGCTGATGAAAGCAGTCCCGGCGGGCCAGCGCGCACCGATGCTGACCCTGATGGGGTGGCTGGAATGGCTCAAAGGCGACGGCACCCAGGCGGGCCGGTACCTCAAGCACGCGGACACGGATGCACCCGGGTTCCGGCTGGCAGGGCTGCTGCGGGAACTGATCAACCGCGGTTCGGTCGCCGACGCCGCCCGCGACCCCGAAACCTCCTACCAGCGCCACAACAACTGAACGGACAGGGCCGGGCCGGGATCACCCAGAGATCCCGGCCCGGCCCTTTTGCCGGTGGCGGGGCGGCCTCCCCCGCTTCGCACTGAGGAGAATGGGCTGTAGCAGGGGAGTGGTTCTTGGCTTATCCGCTTCGTGACGACGATCCGCGGCGTGCGCTTTTGTCCAAGGGGGAGATCTGTTGGTTCGGCTCGTTTGCTACTCGATTTTTGGCATCAGTCTGAGCGAGTCGCCGGGAGAGGTGGCTGCTGGTTTATCAAAATGAGACCGGTGGCAGGGGAGTGGTTCCTGACTTGCCCGCTTCGTGACGATCCGCACACGTGCGCGAACTGTCTACGAGGAGATCTGTCGGTTCCACTGCCCTGCCACTCACCAGGGCGACCGGGCCGGACGGTGTTGTGACTTGATAGGGACGTGCAGCTTAGCTTTTCAGTGCTTTGTCCGCCCGGCCCGGTCATCCGTGCTCGCCTTGATCACTCCATCGACAGGAATGAGCATGCATGACTCTCACAACGACACAACCGGTCAGGACCGTCACCATCGGCGTGGACACACATTCGCTTGTCCACCACGCAGCCGCTCTGGATTCAATGGGGCAGATCTTGGGCGACCGCCGTTTCTCCACGGACTTGGCCGGTTATCAGGAGCTTCTGGATTGGGCGGCAGGCTTTGGAATCATCAGCGCCTTCGGGGTTGAATGCACCGGCTCCTACGGAGCCGGCCTAACACGGCACCTGCTTGCCGCAGGCGTGGATGTTGTAGAAGTGAACAGGGGTCATTCCTTGACCCGCAGCCGCTCCGGCAAGAACGACGCCATCGACGCAGAAGAGGCAGCCCGGAAGGTCCTCTCCGACGAGTGTTCCTCACCCGCCAAGGACACGACCGGCGCCGTCGAAGCCATCAGGCATTTGCACCTCGTGCGGGACTCCGCCATCAAATCCCGCACGGCAGCCCTCGTTCAGTTGCGCGACATCCTCGTCACCGCTCCGGAGCCCCTGAGGCAGCGACTCGACGCGAAGACCCTTCAAGCCAAGGCAACACAGGCAAGGTCACTTCGACCCGACATGGACCGGATGGACAAGCCCGAGCAAGCTGCCAAGTACGCTCTCCGGGAATTAGGCAGACGGGTATACGACCTCACCACACAGATCAATGATGCCGACAAGCACCTAAACCGCCTTCTGCACGCAGTCGCACCCACGGTCATGGCATTGCCGCAGGTAGGACCTGTAAGCGCGGCACAACTGCTCATCACCGCAGGGGAAAACATCGACAGGTTCCCAAGCGAGGCAGCGTTCGCACGCCTCTGCGGAGTCGCGCCGGTACCGGTCTCGTCAGGTAAGTCTCACCGCATGCGGCTCCACCGCGGAGGCAACCGCCAAGCCAACAGACTCATCTACCTCATCACGGTGGGCCGACTAAAGATCGATCCTCGATCCCAGGCCTACCGGGACAGGAAACGCAGCCAGGGCCATTCGAGTGGGGATATCATCCGCAGCCTCAAACGCTACGTCGCCAGAGAACTCTACTTCGCACTGAAAAAGGATCTTTCAGTGCGAAGAGTCAACCCTTTTATGGGTCTGTGAAGATCCATAGGCCGCTGTCGCGGTCGCTGCCGAGGATGTACGTTCGTCCGTCCTCCCCGATGAATGTTTCCACTCCCCAGAAGTCGTTTCCGGCCGGGTCGAGGTAGCTGCCGACTTCGACGAGCTCACACGTGCTCTTGTCAGCAGGAGGATTGGCCGGGTCATATGGCGTGCCGGCGCATTGGATCTGGATGGCCCTCATTCCGCCCGAGTAGTACGACAGGTAGGCAAGTGACGGGTCTTGTGGGTCGACGGCCACCTCGTGGACGCTGAGGTCTCCGTATCCGAGCGCGTACGCCGGATCGTGGGCTTCGGGGATCGCGTAGGTGTCCAGTTCCTGCATGGTGTCCGGGTCGAAGAGATGGACGTAGCCCCATCCATCGAAGACGGATCCTGCTTCGATCCTGTCACCGATGGCGCCGATGGCGATGTTCTCCGGGTAGGTCCATTGCGCCGGATCAAACGGTTCCAGATTGAACAGCTTGTGGAATGCCTCGTGGGTGGTGCAGACGGCGACGATCTCGTCAACGAAGGCCCCGGAACCGCAGAACGGGGCTCCGCCGACGGCTTCACCGGCGTGGTGGTTCACGAGCAGCACCGCGTCCCAGCCAGCCAAAGCCGCTTGGTGGGCCTTTTCGCCGGGGAAGCACGCCGCCTCGGGGGCGCTTGGGTCACCGGAGGGCCCGCGCTGCAGAACCAGGATGGTTTCATCCCCGGGTTGCAGGGAGTCCAGATACCCCGGGATGTTCTCCGGGCGGGGCAGGGGAGCGGAGGCGGGGCAGCCGTAGCCGCCATAGACGACCGGGCCGCTGAGGGTCAGGTCCTCCAGGATGGCGGGAGGTTGTCCGCCTGGCACGATCACGGACGGGTATTCGCCCTGGAAGGAGCCGCTGGTGATCCGCAGGGGACCTGCCCGGTACGGGGCGAAGTCTTCGTCGGTGCCGATGAAGAATTCGTTGTCGAGGGTGAGCTCCGCCTGGTGCGCGTTCCCCTCAGGGGTGAGCGAAACGCCAAGGGATTCCTGCAGTTCCGGATCGATCGCGGCGAAGTTGGTGTCTCCGAGGAACACGGCGTTGGCGGGGTCGGTGACGTCCAGGAGGACGTAGCCGCCGTCCCAGTAGGACAGCAGCATGATGAAGCGTCCATTGATTTCCTTGACGACCATGTCGTGGAGGAAGGATTCGGTCAATCCTAGTTCGGGCTGGTCGACGTTGAAGGCGTTCAGGTCGTATTCCGCGATCAGGCGGGGCCGGTGTGGGTTGGTGATGTCCAGGATGTCCACGTCGGGGAACTGTTCGTTGTCGGTCATCACAATGTAGGCGTTGGCCCCGGTGTCCCAGGCGAAGGCGCTGTGGATTTGGTTGGCGTCCCGGCTGCCTGGCTCCCGGTCACCGAAATGCTCGGACAGTTTCTTGGGCTTTGCGGGATCGGTGACGTCCCACAGTGAGACACCTCCTTTGCCGTTCTTGCCGCACTCCTCGTTGTTCATCACGAGGATGTCGCCGCTGAATTGTGCGGTGGTGACTTCCACGACCTGCATT harbors:
- a CDS encoding IS110 family transposase, yielding MSLDVAVVRAPTVVVVAVDVGKSTVALSVTGADRRRLLGQVDFKMTAPGLEAVLARVRRVLPVAGALVKVGIEAAGHYHRPLLAPSAWPAGWEVLELNPAHVAEQRRVQGRRRIKTDAIDLEAITELVLAGRGVPVRSRELVIGELAAWSAHRRRRVQTRTATKNQLLGQLDRCFPGLGLVLPDVLGTKVGRFVAEHFADPHRLAALGAGRFIRFAAVRGLQVRRPVAEGLVTAARDALPMPDAAVAREVLAADLVLLSDLDAQVTAAEAAMAALLPRSPFATLITVPGWGTVRAGNYGAAVGDPHRWPGPSQVYRASGLSPMQYESAGRRRDGSISREGSVTLRRALIDLGIGLWLCDGPSRAHAAALKERGKNGGVVACAMAHRANRIAYALVRDQTAYDPAHWA
- a CDS encoding DUF4192 family protein, which encodes MATIPHLLGITPSESFVVLTAHAGALGATLRVDAPEQVEPLDYAQTLTSHAANDDKATASYIVVYTDEDQDSYPYAAHVASLVSELAAARMPVRNVWLVTSSYWTEFGTDEEHPLEQITDSQANATFTFFGSATDIDVYNPALLGNLGNAGGSTRGQRRGH
- a CDS encoding DUF4192 family protein; its protein translation is MEAPEGSEEDIEEACTAWAAVLDSAGTPDRETVRSIAGAFQHKMVRDFLFRETITTHNGNFADVILGNFTGRPDWNRVDRAQAMAFELMKAVPAGQRAPMLTLMGWLEWLKGDGTQAGRYLKHADTDAPGFRLAGLLRELINRGSVADAARDPETSYQRHNN
- a CDS encoding IS110 family transposase encodes the protein MTLTTTQPVRTVTIGVDTHSLVHHAAALDSMGQILGDRRFSTDLAGYQELLDWAAGFGIISAFGVECTGSYGAGLTRHLLAAGVDVVEVNRGHSLTRSRSGKNDAIDAEEAARKVLSDECSSPAKDTTGAVEAIRHLHLVRDSAIKSRTAALVQLRDILVTAPEPLRQRLDAKTLQAKATQARSLRPDMDRMDKPEQAAKYALRELGRRVYDLTTQINDADKHLNRLLHAVAPTVMALPQVGPVSAAQLLITAGENIDRFPSEAAFARLCGVAPVPVSSGKSHRMRLHRGGNRQANRLIYLITVGRLKIDPRSQAYRDRKRSQGHSSGDIIRSLKRYVARELYFALKKDLSVRRVNPFMGL
- a CDS encoding LVIVD repeat-containing protein, with the protein product MALSAFGLTGATADPDGQHGTDEGHLTGTGASGKLQLLDVVDITDTADLIADVTVSPDGNTAFLANWGEPDCAGPETGGQTSPDAGAYVIDISNIETDPQSARQIGFIPSHQDTRPGEGMQVVEVTTAQFSGDILVMNNEECGKNGKGGVSLWDVTDPAKPKKLSEHFGDREPGSRDANQIHSAFAWDTGANAYIVMTDNEQFPDVDILDITNPHRPRLIAEYDLNAFNVDQPELGLTESFLHDMVVKEINGRFIMLLSYWDGGYVLLDVTDPANAVFLGDTNFAAIDPELQESLGVSLTPEGNAHQAELTLDNEFFIGTDEDFAPYRAGPLRITSGSFQGEYPSVIVPGGQPPAILEDLTLSGPVVYGGYGCPASAPLPRPENIPGYLDSLQPGDETILVLQRGPSGDPSAPEAACFPGEKAHQAALAGWDAVLLVNHHAGEAVGGAPFCGSGAFVDEIVAVCTTHEAFHKLFNLEPFDPAQWTYPENIAIGAIGDRIEAGSVFDGWGYVHLFDPDTMQELDTYAIPEAHDPAYALGYGDLSVHEVAVDPQDPSLAYLSYYSGGMRAIQIQCAGTPYDPANPPADKSTCELVEVGSYLDPAGNDFWGVETFIGEDGRTYILGSDRDSGLWIFTDP